The Leishmania panamensis strain MHOM/PA/94/PSC-1 chromosome 32 sequence genome window below encodes:
- a CDS encoding ubiquitin-conjugating enzyme protein, putative (TriTrypDB/GeneDB-style sysID: LpmP.32.1020) translates to MSALPHIQKEFRNLTKDPPAGFRVELKDNSFFTWIVWFTGPEGTPYAGGQYKASLSFPKEFPMEPPTFRVLSSFWHPNVYADGRVCISILHPPGVDEMNSEETAMMRWTPVQTIRSVLLSIVSLWSDPDPSDAGAPANVDALVQYRNKRAEFDAKCKSLAEKSLTELPEDFEPPCMEEKVEVTKASGDNFDYMLSEADLEDEEDFDDFSASAPAASASAGAAASSDPAKKYAVELMQLRAMGVGEGKSDADMLNLLIKYRGELASVIADLS, encoded by the coding sequence ATGTCGGCCCTTCCGCACATTCAGAAAGAGTTTCGCAACCTCACCAAGGACCCACCTGCGGGTTTCCGGGTGGAACTAAAAGACAACAGCTTCTTCACGTGGATTGTATGGTTCACCGGCCCGGAGGGAACCCCTTACGCTGGTGGGCAGTACAAAGCATCGCTGTCGTTCCCGAAGGAGTTTCCGATGGAGCCGCCCACTTTCCGAGTCCTCTCGTCCTTTTGGCACCCGAATGTGTACGCCGATGGGCGGGTGTGCATTTCCATACTGCACCCCCCAGGCGTGGATGAGATGAACTCGGAGGAAACCGCGATGATGCGCTGGACACCGGTGCAGACCATCCGCTCCGTCTTACTCTCCATCGTCTCCCTTTGGAGCGACCCCGATCCGTCCGACGCCGGCGCCCCGGCCAACGTGGATGCCCTTGTGCAATACCGCAACAAGCGTGCCGAGTTTGATGCAAAGTGCAAGAGTCTAGCAGAGAAGTCTCTCACAGAGCTCCCGGAAGACTTCGAACCGCCATGCatggaagagaaggtggaggtCACTAAGGCATCGGGCGACAACTTCGACTATATGCTCTCCGAAGCGGATCTTGAGGATGAGGAAGACTTCGACGATTTTAGCGCCTCTGCTCCTGCCGCGTCCGCgagcgctggcgctgccgcctcgagcGATCCAGCAAAGAAGTATGCGGTGGAATTGATGCAGCTCCGAGCGATGGGAGTGGGTGAGGGCAAATCTGACGCTGACATGCTGAATCTGCTAATCAAATACCGTGGAGAGCTGGCCAGTGTCATCGCAGACCTATCATGA